From a region of the Bacteroidota bacterium genome:
- a CDS encoding bifunctional UDP-N-acetylmuramoyl-tripeptide:D-alanyl-D-alanine ligase/alanine racemase, translated as MYSSAQIAAIINASHSGESIDGIRHLVIDSRNIISTHSSLFFAINGQRHDGHKFIAALYEKGVRCFVVEQLPENASTYPEACFLNVKDSVGALQQLASYHRKQFNIPVIGITGSNGKTIVKEWLYQLMREDKNIVRSPKSYNSQVGVPISVWQLNKEHELGIFEAGISMPGEMEKLEKIIQPTIGLITNIGQAHDESFSDHTLKMQEKLKLFKNCSSLIYCKDHSGIHKQIQTAKQKNTFSWSIKTGADLIITGIKRKPHDTSIEGLFKKKTIEIEIPFTDDASIENAINCWATLLHLNYSSALISQRMQLLSPVAMRLEMKEGINNCSIINDSYNSDLGSLNIALDFLNQHKQHIKKTVILSDILQSGKNEERLYKEVAHLLETKGIYRLIGIGKAIERQSKLFTINKHFYDSTEDLLKHHGDIGFHDEAILIKGARTFGFERISKLLQRKAHETVMEINLNAVVHNLNYFRSKLKPGTKLMAMVKASSYGSGSYEIANVLQFHHVDYLAVAYADEGVELRKAGITLPIMVMNPEEQGYDAMIEYGLEPEIFSMRIIRLFNEALKRNVALTRSDKPAAIHIKLDTGMHRLGFEENTLDELIAFLKENKTIHVRSIFSHLSSADEAKHDDFTKEQISRFEKMQKKIAASLNYPVLSHMLNSAGISRFPQAQFDMVRLGIGLYGIGCNAEEQKQLEFVNTLKTTISQIKDIKAGESIGYNRKFFAKKDMRIATVPIGYADGLNRRLSNGKGKMIVNGQPAPIVGNVCMDMCMLDITGIPANESDEVIVFGKEYPVTQFANDAETIPYEVLTSMSRRVKRVYYQE; from the coding sequence ATGTACTCATCAGCACAAATAGCCGCAATAATAAATGCCTCACATTCGGGCGAAAGTATTGACGGCATACGACACCTTGTTATTGACAGCCGGAATATTATCTCGACGCATAGCAGTTTGTTTTTTGCCATCAACGGGCAGCGGCATGATGGACATAAATTTATTGCTGCGCTTTATGAAAAAGGAGTACGCTGTTTTGTTGTTGAACAATTACCGGAAAACGCTTCAACCTATCCTGAAGCCTGCTTTTTGAACGTCAAAGATAGTGTTGGAGCACTTCAGCAGTTGGCTTCTTATCATCGTAAACAATTCAATATTCCTGTTATTGGCATAACAGGCAGTAACGGAAAAACCATTGTAAAAGAATGGTTGTACCAACTTATGCGGGAAGACAAAAATATTGTCCGCAGTCCTAAAAGTTATAACTCGCAGGTAGGTGTTCCCATATCAGTATGGCAATTGAACAAGGAACATGAGCTTGGAATTTTTGAAGCCGGCATATCCATGCCCGGTGAAATGGAAAAACTTGAGAAAATTATCCAGCCTACCATCGGACTTATTACCAATATAGGTCAGGCGCATGATGAAAGTTTTTCCGATCACACTTTAAAAATGCAGGAAAAACTCAAATTGTTTAAGAATTGTTCTTCATTGATCTATTGCAAAGACCATAGCGGGATACACAAACAAATACAGACTGCGAAACAAAAAAACACATTCAGTTGGTCGATAAAAACAGGGGCCGATTTGATTATTACAGGTATCAAAAGAAAACCGCATGATACAAGTATAGAAGGCTTATTTAAAAAGAAAACAATTGAAATTGAGATCCCGTTTACCGATGATGCCTCCATTGAAAATGCTATAAATTGCTGGGCAACACTTTTGCACTTAAACTATTCGTCTGCGCTCATCTCTCAGCGCATGCAGCTACTGAGCCCTGTCGCCATGCGTTTGGAAATGAAGGAAGGCATCAACAACTGTTCGATCATTAATGACAGTTACAATTCCGACTTAGGCTCATTGAACATCGCGCTCGATTTTTTGAACCAGCACAAACAACACATCAAAAAAACAGTTATACTTTCCGATATTTTACAAAGTGGAAAAAACGAAGAACGACTATACAAAGAAGTGGCACACCTGCTGGAAACCAAAGGCATTTACAGGCTGATAGGCATTGGCAAAGCCATTGAGCGGCAATCAAAATTATTTACGATCAACAAACATTTTTACGACAGCACAGAAGACCTGTTAAAGCATCATGGTGATATCGGCTTTCATGATGAAGCCATCCTGATAAAAGGCGCGAGGACTTTCGGGTTTGAACGTATAAGTAAACTGCTGCAACGAAAAGCTCACGAAACTGTGATGGAAATAAATCTGAATGCTGTTGTGCATAACCTGAATTATTTCCGCTCTAAATTAAAACCAGGAACAAAGCTCATGGCTATGGTAAAAGCTTCTTCGTACGGTAGTGGCAGCTACGAGATCGCGAATGTATTGCAGTTTCATCATGTTGATTATTTAGCGGTGGCGTATGCCGATGAAGGAGTTGAATTGAGGAAGGCAGGAATTACACTACCTATAATGGTTATGAACCCGGAAGAACAAGGTTATGATGCGATGATCGAATACGGACTGGAACCGGAAATTTTTTCCATGCGGATTATCCGATTGTTTAACGAAGCATTGAAACGCAATGTGGCTTTAACCAGATCTGATAAACCCGCTGCTATCCATATAAAACTGGATACAGGTATGCACAGGTTAGGGTTTGAAGAAAATACACTGGATGAATTGATCGCATTTTTAAAAGAGAATAAAACCATTCACGTTCGATCAATCTTCTCTCACCTCTCATCAGCTGATGAAGCTAAACATGATGATTTTACAAAAGAACAAATTTCACGGTTTGAAAAAATGCAGAAAAAAATTGCAGCTTCGCTTAACTATCCTGTATTAAGTCACATGCTTAATTCCGCGGGCATCAGCCGTTTCCCACAAGCCCAGTTCGACATGGTGCGTCTGGGCATTGGTCTGTACGGCATTGGCTGCAATGCGGAGGAGCAAAAACAATTGGAGTTCGTGAATACACTTAAAACCACCATATCGCAGATCAAAGACATTAAAGCAGGAGAAAGCATTGGTTATAACCGGAAGTTCTTTGCGAAAAAAGACATGCGTATTGCCACTGTCCCCATTGGCTATGCCGATGGATTAAACAGAAGACTAAGTAATGGCAAAGGCAAAATGATTGTGAACGGGCAACCCGCACCTATTGTTGGCAATGTAT
- a CDS encoding DUF86 domain-containing protein, translating to MKNPERDFVRLQHIKTAILLIEEFSAGMDARVFLKDTLRQAAIIREFEIIGEASANISAETRKQFATVEWEKIKGFRNLLVHEYFRVDAGEVWATIQIDIPALKEQITSIIKVFEGTL from the coding sequence ATGAAAAACCCTGAGCGCGACTTTGTACGATTACAGCACATCAAAACTGCGATTCTTCTTATCGAAGAGTTTTCGGCAGGTATGGATGCCAGGGTGTTTTTAAAAGACACACTCAGGCAAGCCGCGATCATTCGCGAATTTGAAATAATCGGAGAGGCGTCAGCTAATATTTCAGCGGAAACAAGAAAACAATTCGCAACTGTTGAGTGGGAAAAAATCAAAGGATTCCGAAATTTACTTGTTCATGAATATTTTAGAGTTGATGCGGGTGAGGTTTGGGCAACAATTCAGATTGATATTCCTGCTTTAAAAGAACAAATCACTTCCATTATTAAAGTCTTTGAAGGTACATTGTGA
- a CDS encoding nucleotidyltransferase domain-containing protein, with protein MNKKDIYQKIKNYFVDKPVKKISVFGSYARNEQKTSSDIDILVTPERPLGLMALSGYRIELEKILGLHVDLGTDKGISSFVIPYIQNDIEILYEKP; from the coding sequence ATGAACAAGAAGGATATATACCAGAAAATCAAAAATTACTTCGTTGATAAACCGGTAAAGAAGATTTCCGTATTTGGTTCCTATGCCCGTAATGAGCAAAAAACATCCTCAGATATTGATATCTTGGTAACTCCGGAAAGGCCGCTTGGACTTATGGCTTTATCCGGATATAGAATTGAATTAGAAAAAATACTTGGACTTCATGTTGATCTAGGTACTGATAAAGGCATCTCCTCTTTTGTTATTCCTTACATACAAAACGACATAGAAATTTTGTATGAAAAACCCTGA